In Flavobacterium piscisymbiosum, the sequence TGAATATCGGAATCATTTTGTTTTGTAAAAGAGCCAAATTTATAAAAGTATTGCATCACATAAACGATGCTAAAATCGAAGCCTTATCAAACGATTTTGATATCGAACAACTGCATTGTAATATAATAGCATTAGAAAAAATAGTAAACGGAACCAAAGACAGCGGCCCAATAGGAGCAATGGAGATTCCGGAACGTTTTCGCTGGTTAACCGCTATTCGTAGTTCAGCGATTCAAACTTCCAGACCGCATTCAGGATTATCTCAGGATTTAGAAAAAACGATTCAGCGTTTGTTTGAAGAACAGGTGTTATAATCGTTTTAAACCATATAAGTTATATAAGAAAATTTAAGCCTTTACTTAAAATAATCTCGCAAAGATGCGAAATCGCAAAGAATTATAAGAAAAAAATTTTGCGACTCTGCGTCTTTGCGAGATTATAAAAATAGGCTAAAACAAAAACTTAGCGTCTTAGTGCCTTTGTGGCAAAAAACAGTAAAAAAAATAACCATATAAGTTATATAAGAAATCATAAGCCTGGTGACTTAAATTTCCTCATAAACTTATATGGTTTAAAATAAAAAAAAACTAAAAAACTAACTCATATTATTAAAACGATCCGCAGATGTTTCCGCCTAAAGTAGCTCCTGCATTTGCAGAAACATCAGCTTTCACAGCCGTTTTATCCAGTTTTACGATCGAATAAGGAGGAGTGAAAGCGGTTTTACTTCCTGTTTGATTTCCAGATGTATTGGTGAAAACATTATCAACTGCTGTAACAGCTGTATAACCTGTCATCAAATCAATAGGAGTTTTTACACCTTCAAAAACGTTTGCTTCAACACGAATATCAGCTTCAAAACCGGCAGCGATACATTTATTGCTCACAGTACTGTTAAAGAAACTGTTTACGATATGCACTTTTCCAAAACGTACTCTTGGCATTCTTTCTTTGCATCCCGGAGCCCACCAGCAACGAGCGAAAGTAATTCTTAATTTTCCACGATCTCCTGTAGCACCGTCGCTTGA encodes:
- a CDS encoding DUF3037 domain-containing protein; amino-acid sequence: MQDSHLYEYAVIRVVPRVEREEFLNIGIILFCKRAKFIKVLHHINDAKIEALSNDFDIEQLHCNIIALEKIVNGTKDSGPIGAMEIPERFRWLTAIRSSAIQTSRPHSGLSQDLEKTIQRLFEEQVL